A genome region from Alicyclobacillus acidocaldarius subsp. acidocaldarius DSM 446 includes the following:
- the vapC gene encoding type II toxin-antitoxin system tRNA(fMet)-specific endonuclease VapC: protein MRYLLDTNMCIYLINRRNPALIERFRQYRTGDIGVSVITVAELMYGIAKSRHPERNRAALSVFLLPLEIAPFDERAAFHYGRIRAQLESEGQPIGAMDTLIAAHALSLDVTVVTRNVREFQRVRGLRVENWFEGV from the coding sequence ATGAGGTACCTCCTGGACACCAACATGTGCATTTATCTCATCAATCGCCGAAATCCAGCACTCATTGAACGGTTTCGGCAATATCGCACAGGCGACATTGGCGTCTCCGTGATCACGGTTGCGGAGTTGATGTACGGCATAGCGAAGAGTCGGCATCCGGAACGAAATCGAGCGGCTTTGTCCGTGTTTCTCTTGCCACTTGAGATCGCGCCATTTGACGAGCGCGCGGCATTTCACTACGGGCGGATCCGAGCGCAGTTGGAATCCGAAGGTCAGCCCATTGGCGCTATGGATACCTTGATTGCCGCGCATGCCTTGTCGCTCGACGTGACGGTGGTCACGCGCAACGTGCGGGAGTTTCAGCGTGTTCGAGGATTGCGAGTCGAAAACTGGTTTGAAGGCGTCTGA
- a CDS encoding prepilin peptidase — protein sequence MACLLEAAFHDLRTETIPWWLTICGSVVGVLLHALFQGVMGGLNSLIACAIWWVLAELLWRVAPIGGGDLNLLAMSAAYTGLVGPVLIYFLAGIVQIGVYVVAFARGDMRLERPFAPALLGGALLMLLWQLTVIVK from the coding sequence TTGGCTTGTTTGTTGGAGGCAGCGTTCCATGACCTGCGCACGGAGACCATCCCGTGGTGGCTCACGATCTGCGGGAGTGTGGTGGGTGTCCTATTGCACGCGCTGTTCCAGGGCGTCATGGGCGGTCTGAATAGCCTCATCGCCTGCGCAATCTGGTGGGTGCTTGCGGAGCTGTTGTGGCGCGTAGCGCCCATTGGCGGTGGCGACCTCAACCTTCTCGCGATGTCCGCGGCGTATACGGGGCTCGTCGGGCCGGTGCTCATCTATTTTCTCGCGGGGATCGTGCAAATTGGCGTGTACGTCGTCGCGTTCGCGCGCGGGGATATGCGTTTGGAGCGTCCGTTTGCACCCGCACTCTTAGGGGGTGCACTACTCATGTTGCTCTGGCAATTGACGGTGATCGTCAAATGA
- a CDS encoding pilus assembly protein TadG-related protein has translation MRSLLLWMLVIFPTFTAGLWAWNGYHLITSIDQRVQQATQAAALAAASQAQPIATYDSQGDGQITWNLDPNAASQWATTVFQQALAKANIPGLQTSPVSITVVNGATVVAHETATYAVPGLEAPIAFLFQGKISDQITLPVTATATIS, from the coding sequence ATGAGATCGCTCCTGCTCTGGATGCTCGTGATCTTCCCAACCTTCACCGCGGGGCTTTGGGCATGGAACGGATATCACCTGATCACGTCCATTGACCAGCGTGTCCAGCAGGCGACACAGGCCGCCGCGCTCGCCGCGGCGTCCCAGGCCCAGCCCATTGCGACGTACGACAGTCAAGGGGACGGGCAGATCACGTGGAACCTTGATCCGAACGCGGCGTCGCAGTGGGCCACGACCGTGTTCCAACAGGCTCTTGCGAAGGCCAATATTCCCGGGCTGCAAACGTCGCCCGTGTCCATCACCGTCGTGAATGGCGCCACGGTGGTGGCCCATGAGACCGCGACGTACGCGGTGCCTGGTCTTGAGGCGCCCATTGCGTTTCTCTTTCAGGGCAAGATTTCCGACCAGATCACCTTGCCCGTGACTGCGACGGCGACGATCTCGTGA
- a CDS encoding lytic transglycosylase domain-containing protein has product MENADRKDRQGSRLGLFLSLAVFVGALLTGQWELAARQVWRDKRILALLLACVACSLLFPAMLVVVLVTAISSRQMVAPLANYPASTINEAKQLAVAWEKTIRWLDLSAGQYRVGLDKQQIQEISELNLNLSYGLLLALKEYGGDMKVAAKVLSPSEMSWFPVQITITKTTKGPLASSTPSLNPAQVNTNPSMDKSKTTTEVITIWLLHDITTYNGHYMFQWKEVNGQWIVANETYTQDYTPLYTFERPLGFKPEIMDQLYLFRQAFFFDPNFNDPALPQLMDIFNAWVDLASPDFSGVSNAKPQTNQQALDEWWSDIEAASQATVVPAGIIAAVMIHESGGYAQAFDPAGPAYGLMQLLPSTAAGLPGYDPSTWMEPQENLLLGAELLKEDYEQTGGTSWEEALCAYYGGLGTMESLGFRPGMPWPEAAPLLNVVPAAYAGNTQTMTDYAEQIMATAQWAETHAPTSNNSTSANDTTGS; this is encoded by the coding sequence ATGGAGAATGCAGATCGAAAGGACAGGCAGGGATCGCGGCTAGGGCTTTTTCTCAGCCTGGCGGTGTTTGTTGGCGCGTTGCTGACAGGTCAATGGGAACTCGCGGCCAGGCAGGTGTGGCGGGACAAGCGAATCCTTGCGCTACTCCTTGCGTGTGTCGCATGTTCACTTTTGTTTCCAGCAATGCTTGTCGTGGTTCTGGTGACGGCGATCTCGTCACGGCAAATGGTTGCGCCTTTGGCGAATTACCCCGCCAGTACGATCAACGAAGCCAAGCAACTCGCGGTGGCTTGGGAGAAGACCATCCGGTGGCTGGACTTGTCCGCGGGACAGTACCGCGTGGGACTCGACAAGCAACAGATTCAGGAAATCAGCGAACTGAATCTGAATCTCTCGTACGGACTGTTGCTTGCCTTGAAGGAATACGGCGGTGACATGAAGGTCGCCGCCAAGGTGCTCTCGCCATCGGAGATGTCGTGGTTTCCTGTGCAGATTACGATCACCAAGACGACCAAGGGACCGCTTGCGAGCTCCACGCCGTCGCTGAACCCTGCACAGGTGAACACGAATCCGTCGATGGACAAGAGTAAGACCACGACGGAGGTCATCACGATCTGGCTTCTGCACGACATCACGACCTACAACGGTCACTACATGTTCCAGTGGAAGGAAGTCAATGGCCAGTGGATCGTGGCAAACGAAACGTACACGCAGGATTACACGCCGCTTTACACGTTCGAGCGTCCGCTGGGATTTAAGCCTGAAATCATGGACCAGTTATATCTGTTCCGACAGGCGTTTTTCTTCGACCCGAACTTCAATGACCCGGCGCTGCCACAACTCATGGACATCTTCAACGCGTGGGTCGACTTGGCGTCGCCCGATTTCAGCGGCGTGTCAAACGCAAAGCCGCAAACCAACCAACAGGCGCTTGACGAGTGGTGGTCGGACATTGAGGCGGCGAGCCAAGCGACGGTCGTGCCAGCCGGGATCATCGCGGCGGTCATGATTCACGAATCGGGCGGCTACGCGCAGGCGTTCGATCCGGCGGGGCCGGCTTATGGTCTCATGCAGCTTTTGCCGAGCACCGCGGCGGGGTTGCCGGGCTACGACCCATCCACGTGGATGGAGCCGCAAGAGAACCTGTTGCTTGGGGCGGAGCTTTTGAAGGAGGACTACGAACAAACCGGCGGGACGAGCTGGGAAGAGGCGCTCTGCGCGTACTACGGCGGTCTCGGCACGATGGAATCGCTCGGTTTCCGTCCCGGCATGCCGTGGCCGGAGGCGGCGCCGCTGTTAAATGTTGTGCCGGCGGCGTATGCGGGGAACACACAGACGATGACGGATTATGCGGAGCAGATCATGGCGACGGCGCAATGGGCGGAGACGCATGCGCCGACATCGAACAACAGCACATCAGCCAACGACACAACGGGAAGCTGA
- a CDS encoding helicase HerA domain-containing protein translates to MLKDPQRTNQIEEHQAPSTSPEPKPSERWRPGKIQTRPFWVDFKFGEIQTRPFGLGGGRTKQKVGSLQPAEVWLRLLPAANGRQSESLVQKLATAAGGETVHFRVTCDDKGHLALWLGGPASRLDAMRSAFLQRCPGADAQEAILPETNGQVERKLRRVGVLGGWLSTDAELEPVLDALQPGVTLDIGFASRPQDAWTAPIRAALEGKSASSSSRLLKTFFESAPDETRKKEKETREERMRRERLEKALSERTTYYQVEITVTGPDARRVDAVVDELNIQLRHDHHLTARPAQGEETIALWREEELSCLVRMPNLAAAVGRRIPALQAGEVLLRDDELTEGIAVGRLIHPLKEARLVCIPTHTFLQHFALFGKTGSGKSATALMMIQSLLDEWVKRPKGQATGLTYIDPKQESVLNIMNRLLHLEQQGYPVDWSRVHYLSFGDGFPFDIPNEYPVGLNLLDRSGGLDVDDIADAVTSLLHAVYAGDTPLTDKLIKNAVRTLLDDTRTHSILALTYLYECPAFRERIQITDPLVRRFWRTTGESVKTSQLEAATNRLETLIGKERNRRIFGQLSMPFRLRQWMDEGHIVLIDIKNVDPINVKIIMGYLLNRYYVEAKTRTPNGSLPHMLMIDEAHNVQIPVIEKIIAETRAFGLSIGIITQFPEQLRNEIYKAISENVATIIACGVGPESAGIISVFQNRRFAPEILQGLPELVSCVYTKISGMGERAFKAKSDPPVIYLPDGRPAQYRTKEMDVAQRWAIDKILELQRRDCRHVSEVDQEIKEYLEWLESFMDEEVDDDTQPKKPSVKKKYEPTDDELPILEALVALVEEEGRWEGRTSALLEALEELGADVEEWSPKEFGKLLGRAEDWLREQGISSESARVRTGTEWRFERL, encoded by the coding sequence GTGCTGAAGGATCCACAACGTACAAACCAGATCGAAGAGCATCAGGCACCATCTACCTCGCCCGAACCGAAGCCCAGCGAACGCTGGCGTCCAGGGAAGATCCAGACTCGTCCGTTCTGGGTGGACTTCAAGTTCGGCGAGATCCAGACACGGCCGTTTGGGTTGGGCGGCGGGAGAACGAAGCAAAAGGTCGGATCTCTGCAACCCGCCGAAGTGTGGCTGCGGCTTTTGCCCGCGGCGAACGGGAGACAATCCGAAAGCCTGGTGCAGAAGCTTGCGACCGCCGCGGGCGGTGAAACGGTGCACTTCCGTGTCACCTGCGATGACAAAGGCCATCTCGCGCTTTGGCTCGGTGGGCCAGCATCGCGCTTAGACGCGATGCGCAGCGCTTTTCTGCAACGCTGCCCGGGCGCGGACGCGCAAGAAGCGATCTTGCCGGAGACGAATGGACAGGTAGAACGGAAACTCCGGCGCGTGGGCGTGCTCGGGGGTTGGCTCTCGACGGACGCGGAACTCGAGCCCGTCCTTGATGCCCTGCAACCCGGCGTGACGCTCGACATCGGGTTTGCGTCCCGGCCGCAGGATGCTTGGACTGCGCCCATCCGCGCGGCGCTTGAGGGCAAGAGTGCGTCTTCGTCGTCCCGACTCTTGAAGACCTTCTTCGAATCGGCACCGGACGAGACCCGCAAGAAGGAGAAAGAGACGCGGGAAGAGCGCATGCGACGTGAACGGCTTGAAAAAGCGCTATCCGAACGGACGACCTACTATCAGGTGGAGATCACGGTGACAGGCCCCGATGCCCGACGCGTCGACGCGGTGGTGGACGAACTGAATATTCAGTTGCGTCACGACCATCACCTGACCGCACGGCCCGCTCAGGGGGAAGAGACGATCGCGCTGTGGCGCGAGGAGGAGCTGTCGTGCCTTGTTCGGATGCCCAATCTCGCGGCGGCGGTGGGGAGGCGGATCCCAGCGTTGCAAGCTGGGGAAGTGCTGCTTCGAGACGACGAGCTGACGGAAGGCATTGCGGTGGGTCGGCTGATCCATCCGTTGAAGGAGGCGCGGTTGGTCTGCATTCCTACGCACACTTTCTTGCAACACTTCGCCCTGTTTGGCAAGACGGGATCGGGAAAGTCTGCGACGGCGCTCATGATGATTCAGTCCCTGCTTGACGAATGGGTGAAGCGTCCCAAGGGGCAGGCAACCGGGTTAACGTATATCGACCCGAAGCAAGAAAGTGTGCTCAATATCATGAATCGTTTGCTGCACTTGGAGCAACAAGGCTATCCGGTCGATTGGAGCCGCGTCCATTATCTCTCTTTTGGGGACGGCTTTCCGTTTGATATTCCAAACGAGTACCCCGTGGGGCTGAACCTGTTGGACCGTTCTGGGGGATTGGATGTGGATGATATCGCGGATGCCGTCACAAGCCTATTACATGCGGTGTATGCGGGAGACACACCTTTGACCGACAAACTCATCAAGAACGCGGTTCGAACCTTGCTCGATGATACCAGAACCCACAGCATCCTTGCTTTGACGTATCTGTATGAATGTCCGGCGTTTCGCGAGCGGATTCAAATCACCGATCCCCTAGTTCGACGTTTCTGGAGAACCACGGGGGAGAGCGTGAAGACGAGCCAATTAGAGGCCGCGACGAACCGTTTGGAGACCTTGATCGGGAAAGAGCGTAATCGTCGAATCTTCGGACAGTTGTCGATGCCTTTTCGACTGCGCCAGTGGATGGACGAGGGGCATATTGTGCTCATCGATATCAAGAACGTCGATCCGATCAACGTCAAAATCATCATGGGGTATCTGCTCAACCGATACTACGTGGAAGCGAAAACTCGAACGCCCAATGGTTCGCTTCCGCACATGTTGATGATTGACGAAGCGCATAACGTCCAGATTCCAGTGATTGAAAAGATTATCGCTGAAACCCGCGCATTCGGATTGAGCATCGGGATCATCACGCAGTTTCCTGAACAATTGCGTAACGAAATTTACAAGGCGATCTCGGAAAACGTGGCCACGATCATCGCCTGTGGTGTGGGGCCTGAATCGGCAGGGATCATCTCGGTATTTCAAAATCGGCGATTTGCACCGGAAATTCTTCAGGGCTTACCGGAACTCGTCTCGTGTGTCTATACAAAGATTTCAGGCATGGGGGAACGGGCGTTCAAAGCCAAAAGCGATCCTCCGGTCATCTATTTACCTGACGGCAGGCCGGCACAATATCGAACCAAAGAGATGGATGTAGCTCAACGCTGGGCGATCGACAAAATCCTTGAGCTTCAACGTCGTGACTGTCGGCATGTGAGCGAGGTGGATCAGGAAATCAAAGAGTATTTGGAGTGGTTGGAGTCGTTCATGGACGAAGAAGTCGATGACGATACGCAGCCAAAGAAACCTTCCGTTAAAAAGAAATACGAGCCTACCGACGACGAGTTGCCGATCCTCGAAGCCCTGGTGGCTCTCGTCGAAGAAGAGGGGCGATGGGAGGGGCGGACGAGCGCACTGCTCGAGGCCCTTGAGGAGCTGGGGGCTGACGTCGAAGAGTGGTCACCAAAGGAATTTGGTAAATTGCTTGGCCGTGCAGAAGATTGGCTACGCGAGCAGGGAATCAGCAGTGAATCTGCGCGCGTTCGCACAGGGACTGAATGGCGATTCGAGCGGTTGTGA
- a CDS encoding amidoligase family protein has translation MTTCAVCSRRLTHPVSVARGTGPVCAKHVAEFIAMISAQTAERIRQSWARRRDEMVGVNEMAIANAKARFLARIRRQPTVATYSGMIADQFSRTREQEEVLEFHHFADAAVQVHSESGREYVVTTDRTGAVAVACSCPDHQHRHRVCRHMEGYNRFAAERRMVQESEAERQRVAEAMRSEASSETPLETTSRVSAAPTILTHIVDGEVAWDNERDRALYAWHELHRHDGVYMSRDDARWQAFRDHARTLEGLGAYETENVLDGSDLTFGIELEVENIYGDALARELYAYGFSTARNQQSYSSRVSESTGWVVKHDGSLEGGGEIVSPPLRDTPETWETLRKITDIAQRLGATTDRHTGLHIHMSHSILDDRGYRWQRLARYIYWFGNEYYKMGAASDRHYATMHRGLRYAGPLRLRDLRQLRRNDTAMSASRKLIGYRWHEDRYKIINTAKFVEHNVPTVEFRYPNGSLDPIIIQRQIQLANATMMQAAYLRKHMPGAERLPALFRGDSSDALAEGAEGRFRQFLDTLGSERLRRIATGLWVRGEVPLFYQEQTHVDSRG, from the coding sequence ATGACCACCTGCGCCGTTTGCAGCAGACGCCTCACGCACCCTGTGTCGGTCGCGCGCGGCACCGGTCCTGTCTGCGCCAAGCACGTGGCCGAGTTCATTGCCATGATCTCGGCTCAGACTGCCGAGCGCATTCGCCAATCGTGGGCGCGGCGTCGCGACGAGATGGTCGGCGTGAACGAGATGGCCATCGCGAACGCGAAGGCCCGGTTTCTCGCTCGCATTCGCAGGCAGCCCACCGTTGCAACGTACAGCGGCATGATCGCAGACCAGTTCTCTCGGACACGCGAACAGGAAGAGGTGCTCGAGTTCCACCACTTCGCGGACGCCGCCGTGCAGGTACACTCCGAGTCGGGACGCGAGTACGTCGTGACCACTGACCGCACGGGCGCCGTGGCCGTCGCCTGTTCGTGCCCTGATCATCAGCATCGGCATCGGGTGTGCCGGCATATGGAGGGCTACAACCGATTCGCCGCCGAACGTCGGATGGTTCAGGAGTCCGAAGCCGAGCGCCAGCGTGTCGCGGAAGCGATGAGGTCGGAGGCAAGCTCCGAGACCCCGCTCGAGACCACGAGCCGTGTGTCCGCCGCGCCGACGATCCTCACGCACATCGTCGACGGCGAGGTCGCGTGGGACAACGAGCGCGACCGTGCGCTCTACGCCTGGCACGAGCTGCACCGTCACGACGGCGTGTATATGAGCCGAGATGACGCGCGGTGGCAAGCGTTTCGTGACCATGCTCGGACGCTTGAGGGGCTGGGAGCGTACGAAACGGAGAACGTGCTGGATGGGTCGGATCTCACCTTCGGGATCGAACTCGAGGTTGAAAACATTTATGGTGACGCATTGGCGCGCGAACTCTATGCTTATGGATTTTCAACTGCACGGAACCAACAGTCGTACAGTTCACGAGTGAGCGAATCTACGGGTTGGGTCGTCAAGCATGACGGTAGTCTGGAAGGTGGTGGCGAGATCGTCTCACCACCGCTTCGTGACACGCCAGAGACGTGGGAGACTCTTCGGAAAATCACCGACATCGCTCAACGACTCGGTGCTACAACGGACAGGCACACCGGCCTGCACATTCATATGAGCCACTCGATCCTCGACGACCGAGGTTATCGCTGGCAACGGCTTGCGCGATACATCTACTGGTTCGGGAACGAGTACTACAAGATGGGAGCGGCGAGCGATCGCCATTATGCCACCATGCACCGCGGTTTGCGTTACGCAGGCCCACTCCGTCTGCGTGATCTTCGTCAACTGCGCCGCAATGACACCGCGATGTCGGCTTCGCGCAAGTTGATTGGGTACCGTTGGCACGAAGACCGATACAAGATCATCAACACGGCCAAGTTCGTGGAGCACAACGTCCCGACGGTGGAATTCCGATATCCCAATGGCTCATTGGACCCGATCATCATCCAGCGCCAGATCCAGTTGGCGAACGCCACGATGATGCAGGCAGCGTATCTGCGCAAACACATGCCAGGCGCTGAACGTCTTCCGGCGCTCTTCCGCGGCGACAGCTCAGATGCGCTGGCCGAAGGAGCGGAAGGACGCTTCCGCCAGTTCCTTGATACGCTCGGGAGCGAACGTCTGCGTCGTATCGCGACAGGGCTATGGGTCCGAGGCGAGGTACCTCTCTTTTATCAAGAACAAACACATGTTGACAGCAGAGGATGA
- a CDS encoding gamma-glutamylcyclotransferase family protein — protein sequence MIYFAYGSCMNERDFRRTCPAAHMLCEDAILFGHRLAFNGYSAHRNGGVANIVPARGHTVHGVLWWVPDREVKRLDRREGAPHVYRRLFVFVRCAGEWEEAETYVLVHPLPYEIAPSDEYARIILGGIVNPTYRRRVEQHIARLREEDIHGTAITA from the coding sequence ATGATCTACTTTGCCTATGGAAGTTGCATGAACGAGCGCGACTTCCGACGGACGTGTCCGGCCGCCCACATGCTCTGCGAGGATGCGATTTTGTTCGGACATCGGCTCGCGTTCAACGGTTATTCGGCACATCGAAACGGCGGCGTGGCGAATATCGTCCCGGCACGCGGGCACACGGTGCATGGGGTGTTGTGGTGGGTTCCAGATCGTGAGGTCAAGCGTCTGGACCGCCGCGAAGGCGCACCGCACGTCTATCGCCGTCTCTTCGTGTTTGTTCGCTGCGCCGGGGAGTGGGAAGAGGCGGAGACGTATGTTCTGGTGCATCCGCTGCCATACGAGATCGCGCCGTCTGACGAGTACGCGCGGATCATTCTCGGCGGGATTGTCAATCCAACCTATCGGCGTCGCGTAGAACAACACATTGCTCGATTAAGGGAGGAAGACATCCATGGAACAGCAATTACAGCCTAA
- a CDS encoding AbrB/MazE/SpoVT family DNA-binding domain-containing protein has protein sequence MLVTGYVRKVDHLGRLVIPKRLRKDLAIGQDDSIEIYVEGDAVVLSKYEPKCVFCGEKAEKVFHERGVCGTCLEELKAKSKVS, from the coding sequence ATGCTTGTGACAGGTTACGTGCGGAAGGTCGATCATCTCGGGCGACTCGTGATCCCGAAGCGCCTGCGGAAAGACCTTGCCATTGGGCAAGATGATTCGATCGAGATCTACGTGGAAGGCGACGCCGTCGTTCTGAGCAAGTACGAGCCCAAATGCGTGTTCTGCGGCGAGAAAGCCGAGAAGGTCTTTCACGAGCGAGGCGTCTGCGGGACGTGCTTGGAGGAGTTGAAGGCGAAGAGCAAAGTAAGCTGA
- a CDS encoding APC family permease translates to MQPSSGPQLAKTLTIGRGVAIALGIVIGAGVLVLPGQAYAQVGDAAVYAWILDAGLVIPLLLIFSELGARYPSAGGAAGFVRSVCGTRLGTLAEFLLMGAFFLGIPAIALSGAAYFGALVGLHGWGLDAWAAAIIVALSVIHVLGTQVSGTVQQVLSFTLVGILSLIACVGLFMHPLMRLHVAPVASWRQSLPVVGMVFFAYTGWEMLSFMGEEFKHPKRDFPLAIAFSYVAIVILYIAVALAVQTDLPQHDPRTIIVPIATLLASVMGPLAGNAVAVLALIIIVANLNGALWAASRLIFAAAREGTLPRRLAVLNTRGVPWVALCACAAVFVGVIGMQIAGWISQPLMFALAGQNFLLIYGLCAIAYVRQASGRWRKGFGIAVGLVCLVVLDSFGWKLVYPCGIAIVTLVLVVLRSRHTGRKRTNQLIE, encoded by the coding sequence GTGCAACCATCATCGGGTCCTCAACTTGCCAAGACGCTCACTATCGGTCGAGGTGTCGCGATCGCACTCGGCATCGTGATCGGGGCAGGCGTACTCGTTCTCCCAGGGCAGGCCTATGCGCAGGTGGGAGACGCAGCTGTCTACGCTTGGATTCTGGACGCCGGACTCGTTATCCCGCTCCTTTTGATTTTTTCGGAACTCGGAGCTCGATACCCATCCGCAGGCGGTGCCGCTGGATTTGTGCGATCGGTTTGTGGCACAAGACTTGGTACCTTGGCCGAATTCCTGCTCATGGGGGCTTTCTTTCTTGGGATTCCCGCGATCGCACTCTCCGGTGCCGCATACTTCGGTGCTCTCGTGGGTTTACACGGATGGGGGCTCGACGCGTGGGCTGCGGCAATTATCGTGGCATTGAGCGTCATACACGTGCTAGGGACCCAAGTTTCGGGCACCGTGCAACAGGTACTGAGCTTTACGCTCGTCGGCATATTGAGTCTCATTGCCTGCGTGGGGCTTTTTATGCACCCTTTGATGAGGCTTCACGTGGCGCCCGTGGCAAGCTGGCGTCAGAGCTTGCCGGTAGTCGGCATGGTGTTCTTTGCCTACACCGGCTGGGAGATGCTTTCCTTCATGGGAGAGGAGTTCAAGCATCCCAAGCGGGACTTCCCGCTTGCAATCGCGTTCAGCTACGTGGCCATCGTGATTTTGTACATCGCTGTCGCGCTGGCTGTGCAAACCGATTTACCTCAGCACGATCCCCGTACCATCATCGTCCCCATTGCGACGCTGCTCGCAAGCGTGATGGGTCCCTTAGCAGGCAACGCGGTGGCGGTGCTGGCGCTCATCATCATTGTGGCGAATCTGAACGGGGCTCTCTGGGCAGCTTCCCGTCTGATTTTTGCGGCGGCTCGCGAGGGAACACTGCCCAGGCGCCTCGCGGTCCTGAACACACGCGGCGTGCCATGGGTTGCGCTTTGTGCTTGCGCCGCAGTGTTTGTCGGCGTGATCGGCATGCAAATCGCGGGCTGGATCTCTCAGCCCCTGATGTTTGCTTTGGCGGGCCAGAATTTCTTGCTCATTTACGGTCTGTGCGCGATCGCGTATGTTCGGCAGGCTTCAGGGCGATGGCGAAAGGGTTTTGGCATCGCCGTGGGACTTGTGTGTCTCGTCGTGCTCGACTCGTTCGGGTGGAAGCTCGTATATCCTTGTGGTATCGCCATCGTAACTCTTGTGTTGGTCGTGTTGCGAAGCCGGCATACTGGGCGGAAACGGACGAATCAGCTAATTGAGTAG
- a CDS encoding LysR family transcriptional regulator — protein sequence MDFKQLHTFAVVARERSFTRASALLNYAQSSVSAQIQALEQELGTPLFDRIGRSVQLTEVGQKVLPLVHDLLQMESELRSIAKGGYEPSGTLVVGAPESLIAYRLPPALAVFHQRYPRVHLQFRADSCAEHRAALARGEIDVALLLEQSAPPAGLAFQTLTPERIVLVAHPKIAASNPSASTPSLIESAVLLLVEASKGGASYREVFERQMMQMGIRIQRSMEFASVEAVKQCAIAGLGIALLPEMVVQQELDAGKLTRLPWNDLKIPTYLAWRDGRWMPQAAREWIKCVRTYAYRVCQSLEER from the coding sequence ATGGACTTCAAGCAACTTCACACCTTTGCTGTCGTGGCTCGTGAGCGAAGTTTCACACGCGCATCTGCGCTCCTAAACTATGCGCAGTCTAGTGTTTCCGCCCAGATTCAAGCGCTGGAACAGGAACTGGGTACGCCGCTGTTTGACCGGATCGGACGAAGCGTGCAACTGACGGAGGTCGGGCAGAAAGTGCTCCCCCTGGTGCATGATCTTCTGCAGATGGAATCTGAACTCCGATCCATTGCAAAAGGAGGATACGAGCCGAGTGGCACGCTTGTGGTGGGTGCCCCAGAAAGCCTGATTGCATATCGGCTTCCGCCTGCACTGGCTGTATTTCACCAGCGATATCCTCGGGTTCATCTTCAATTTCGGGCGGATAGCTGCGCAGAGCATCGGGCGGCGCTGGCGCGCGGCGAGATCGACGTGGCGCTGCTGTTAGAACAGAGTGCTCCTCCAGCGGGTCTAGCCTTCCAAACTCTCACACCCGAGCGCATCGTGCTCGTCGCTCATCCGAAAATTGCGGCGAGTAATCCGAGTGCAAGCACGCCGTCTCTGATCGAATCCGCTGTTCTCCTGCTTGTGGAAGCTTCGAAAGGTGGCGCGAGTTACCGAGAGGTGTTTGAGCGGCAAATGATGCAGATGGGTATCCGAATCCAGCGCTCCATGGAATTTGCGAGCGTGGAGGCCGTCAAGCAATGCGCGATCGCGGGCCTTGGCATTGCACTTCTCCCTGAGATGGTGGTGCAACAAGAACTGGATGCCGGCAAGCTCACCCGCCTCCCTTGGAACGACTTGAAAATCCCGACGTATCTCGCATGGCGAGACGGGCGTTGGATGCCCCAAGCAGCGCGGGAATGGATCAAATGCGTCCGCACTTATGCGTATCGTGTTTGTCAATCGCTCGAGGAGCGATAG
- a CDS encoding PIN domain-containing protein → MVRKWVDTNIIIRAVTGQPPDMAQRLLPVLHQAARGEFELVVPSIVVAEAVYVLEGTLGFSRKDVAKALRAFCGLKGVELEEFEIILTALSDYEETNVDFADAYLGAKAKLSGDVVLTWNARDFKKIGARHEVP, encoded by the coding sequence ATGGTGCGAAAATGGGTTGACACCAACATCATCATTCGGGCAGTCACAGGCCAACCACCTGATATGGCCCAACGCCTCCTTCCCGTTCTGCATCAAGCCGCGCGCGGTGAGTTTGAGCTTGTCGTTCCCTCCATCGTCGTCGCGGAGGCTGTTTACGTGCTGGAGGGAACGTTGGGCTTCTCCCGAAAGGACGTAGCAAAGGCATTGCGTGCTTTCTGTGGACTGAAGGGCGTAGAGTTGGAGGAATTTGAAATCATCCTGACGGCCTTGTCCGATTACGAGGAAACCAATGTCGATTTCGCGGATGCTTATCTCGGTGCAAAAGCGAAGCTTTCAGGTGACGTTGTGCTGACGTGGAACGCGAGAGATTTCAAAAAGATTGGGGCTCGACATGAAGTTCCATGA